In a genomic window of Candidatus Omnitrophota bacterium:
- the rny gene encoding ribonuclease Y, with protein sequence MILNIAVLIFIALAGAYSGYFLRKHVAEKKLKSAEIEAEHILEVAKKEVLDKRREAELEAKDLLYRMRQDFERETKDRKAETINLEKRLTQKEENIDRRLDLLEKKEKEIDGRSENLKRQEESLKVKDNQLLALVAEEKERLQKISSLSAEEAKQILLSRLNDELNNEKAIFIKRQEEDVRSVADKKAREILSLAIQRCAAEHTVESTVSVVNLPNDEMKGRIIGREGRNIRALEMATGVDVIIDDTPGAVTLSGFDAVRREIARLSLEKLISDGRIHPGRIEEIVEKTKKEMDEKIREEGERAAFESGINGLHPEIIKLLGRLKYRTSYGQNALQHSKEVSFLLGIMASELGLDFKLGRRIGLLHDIGKAVDHQVEGTHAKLGADLAKKYNESAEVVSAIESHHEEAQPQSMYGVLTVAADAVSAARPGARRETLEIYVKRLDKLESIANLFKGVEKSFAIQAGREIRVIVQPEKISDSEAITLCRDIRKKIEEGMEYPGQIKVTVIRETRTIEYAK encoded by the coding sequence ATGATTCTTAATATAGCAGTGCTTATATTTATTGCTCTGGCCGGAGCATACTCGGGTTATTTTCTAAGAAAACATGTCGCAGAGAAAAAACTAAAAAGTGCAGAAATAGAAGCTGAGCATATCTTAGAAGTAGCCAAGAAAGAGGTTTTGGATAAACGCCGGGAGGCGGAATTGGAAGCCAAGGATCTCTTGTATCGTATGCGTCAGGATTTTGAGCGGGAGACCAAAGACCGTAAGGCTGAAACGATAAATCTTGAAAAGAGATTGACGCAAAAAGAGGAGAATATCGACCGTAGGCTTGATCTCTTGGAGAAAAAGGAAAAAGAAATTGATGGGCGTAGCGAAAACCTTAAACGACAAGAGGAGTCCTTAAAAGTAAAAGATAATCAGTTGCTTGCTCTGGTGGCTGAAGAAAAAGAAAGATTGCAGAAAATTTCTTCTTTGTCTGCAGAAGAAGCAAAACAAATTTTACTTAGCCGCCTCAATGATGAATTAAATAATGAAAAGGCAATATTTATCAAGCGTCAGGAAGAAGATGTACGTAGTGTTGCCGATAAGAAAGCCCGCGAGATTCTAAGCTTGGCTATCCAGCGTTGTGCAGCAGAACATACAGTGGAGTCGACCGTAAGCGTGGTAAATTTACCTAATGATGAAATGAAGGGCCGGATTATCGGTAGGGAAGGCAGGAATATCCGCGCATTAGAGATGGCAACTGGAGTAGATGTAATTATCGATGATACTCCGGGGGCTGTGACATTATCCGGATTTGACGCTGTGCGCCGCGAGATTGCCCGCTTGAGCCTAGAAAAGCTTATCTCCGACGGAAGAATTCATCCGGGGCGTATTGAAGAAATCGTTGAGAAGACCAAGAAGGAGATGGACGAAAAGATCCGCGAAGAAGGAGAGCGGGCGGCTTTTGAGTCAGGGATTAATGGCCTGCATCCGGAAATAATTAAACTTTTAGGAAGGCTCAAATATCGCACCAGTTACGGCCAAAATGCCCTACAGCATTCAAAGGAAGTTTCCTTTTTATTAGGAATAATGGCATCGGAGCTGGGGCTTGATTTTAAACTGGGCCGCAGGATCGGGCTTTTACATGATATCGGTAAAGCAGTGGATCATCAGGTTGAAGGAACGCATGCTAAGTTAGGAGCTGATTTAGCCAAAAAATATAACGAGAGCGCCGAAGTTGTTTCAGCAATCGAATCGCATCATGAAGAGGCGCAGCCGCAGAGTATGTATGGAGTTTTAACCGTCGCCGCTGATGCGGTAAGCGCCGCGCGTCCCGGAGCCAGAAGGGAAACCCTGGAGATATATGTCAAACGCCTGGATAAATTAGAATCAATTGCTAATTTATTTAAAGGAGTAGAAAAATCTTTTGCTATTCAGGCTGGCCGGGAGATCCGCGTAATTGTACAGCCGGAGAAGATAAGCGATAGCGAAGCAATTACTTTATGCAGGGATATACGTAAAAAGATCGAAGAGGGGATGGAATATCCTGGTCAGATCAAAGTTACAGTAATCCGCGAGACACGCACGATCGAGTATGCTAAATAG
- the pheT gene encoding phenylalanine--tRNA ligase subunit beta — translation MKVTYSWLKDFVDIKIPPAELAEKLTMAGLEVVSLEEIGGDSVFEIEITSNRPDWLSVTGVAREIGAICGLKFKTVNLKERKIKSKECLPVKISVSDKKDCSFYSARVICDVLVEPSPDWLKKRLTSLGCRPVNNVVDITNYILFETGQPLHVFDLDSLSQKEVNVRRAKTDEKIITIDGQQEILNPEILVIADKDKPIAIAGIMGGKETEVTFKTRNILLESAVFDPILVRRAKQKLAIQSESAYRFERGVDFETAKTASLAAQELILKLASGRPCVYKSIGIKKSTNPIIRLDAAYVNRVLGLTLSVIKIKQILSGLGLQVRAKTKNTLLVKIPSFRQDLKLQIDLIEEVARVYGYEKIPKTLPVIRLGQNISDKNNITCGIKKILSGLGLREVITYSLVDRNLLVKSGINTERNLVKILNPISCEQEVLRPTLLPSLIRCVAYNLDQQQESIKVFEIANTFSAGANSTREESCLGIALCGINSFLTRQGLVKDEITLLHLKGILETLFSRLGVRGFDFIRKDDHRIDIIVGQEETGFILDLARQTLEAFDIKNRQVVLAELSLEKLLSHINLDKKFSNIAKFPPITRDISFVVKNEVPVKDLISAIEAKGASLLRQARVVDYYRGKQIPEGFTGLTISCVYRLDERTLTEEEIYPLHNEICFLLKERFGIRLR, via the coding sequence ATGAAAGTTACTTATAGTTGGTTGAAAGATTTTGTTGATATAAAAATTCCTCCGGCAGAGCTGGCTGAGAAACTGACGATGGCAGGCTTAGAGGTAGTTTCTCTGGAGGAAATAGGGGGAGATTCTGTTTTTGAAATTGAAATAACCTCAAACCGGCCAGATTGGTTAAGTGTTACAGGGGTTGCCCGTGAAATTGGCGCAATTTGCGGGTTAAAATTTAAGACGGTTAATTTAAAAGAGAGAAAAATAAAAAGCAAAGAATGCTTACCGGTAAAAATTTCGGTTAGCGATAAAAAAGACTGTTCATTTTATAGTGCTAGGGTTATTTGTGATGTTTTGGTTGAGCCATCTCCTGATTGGCTCAAGAAAAGACTAACTTCCCTTGGTTGCCGGCCCGTAAATAATGTTGTGGATATTACAAATTATATTTTATTTGAAACAGGCCAGCCCCTACACGTTTTTGATTTAGATAGCCTAAGCCAAAAAGAGGTGAATGTGCGTAGGGCTAAAACCGATGAAAAAATTATTACTATTGATGGGCAGCAAGAAATATTAAACCCTGAAATCTTAGTAATTGCTGATAAAGATAAGCCGATAGCCATTGCCGGGATTATGGGGGGTAAAGAAACCGAGGTAACTTTTAAGACGCGTAATATTTTACTTGAGTCAGCGGTATTTGATCCCATACTTGTGCGCCGGGCAAAGCAAAAGTTGGCAATACAATCTGAATCAGCGTACAGGTTTGAAAGGGGGGTGGATTTTGAAACCGCCAAAACTGCAAGTTTAGCGGCACAGGAATTAATTTTAAAATTAGCTTCTGGCAGGCCTTGCGTTTATAAGAGTATAGGGATAAAAAAATCAACCAACCCTATAATTAGGCTGGATGCAGCTTATGTAAATAGAGTATTAGGGTTAACTTTATCCGTTATTAAGATTAAACAAATTTTAAGTGGGCTGGGGCTTCAGGTAAGAGCCAAAACAAAAAATACCCTGTTGGTAAAGATTCCCAGTTTTCGCCAAGACCTTAAATTACAAATAGATTTGATTGAAGAGGTTGCTCGTGTTTATGGTTATGAAAAAATTCCTAAAACCCTTCCTGTAATAAGGCTTGGCCAGAATATCTCTGATAAAAATAATATTACTTGCGGTATAAAGAAGATATTAAGTGGTTTGGGTTTGCGTGAAGTGATTACTTATAGCTTGGTTGACCGCAATCTACTTGTAAAATCAGGGATCAATACCGAAAGAAATCTGGTTAAAATTCTAAATCCTATAAGTTGTGAACAGGAAGTTTTGCGCCCAACGCTTTTGCCCAGCCTTATTCGTTGTGTTGCCTACAATTTGGACCAGCAGCAGGAAAGTATTAAGGTTTTTGAAATAGCCAATACTTTTTCTGCAGGAGCTAATTCTACCCGGGAAGAATCTTGTTTAGGCATAGCCTTATGCGGAATCAATTCGTTCTTGACCAGGCAGGGATTGGTTAAAGACGAGATAACTCTCCTGCATTTAAAAGGCATACTAGAAACTCTATTTAGCAGGCTTGGAGTTAGGGGTTTTGATTTTATCCGTAAGGATGACCATAGGATAGATATTATTGTTGGCCAAGAGGAAACAGGTTTTATACTGGATTTGGCACGGCAAACTTTGGAGGCCTTCGATATTAAAAACAGGCAGGTTGTTTTGGCCGAGCTCAGTTTAGAAAAATTATTGAGCCATATAAACTTAGATAAGAAATTTTCAAATATTGCTAAATTTCCGCCAATTACCAGAGATATAAGCTTTGTGGTTAAGAATGAAGTGCCTGTAAAGGATTTAATTTCGGCAATAGAGGCAAAAGGTGCTTCATTATTACGACAGGCTAGAGTTGTAGATTATTATCGAGGCAAGCAAATACCCGAAGGTTTTACGGGGTTGACCATATCATGCGTTTATCGATTAGATGAGCGTACTCTCACCGAAGAAGAAATTTACCCACTACATAATGAAATCTGTTTCCTATTAAAAGAGCGTTTTGGCATAAGATTGCGTTGA
- a CDS encoding response regulator, producing MAKKILIIDDEPDILRLAAIRLEASGYKLTEATDSEKALKLLEKEIPDLILLDLLLPKMQGGEFCKKLKSDTRFKNIPIVFFTANVTGIADIVKETGAQDYIIKPFEPEELLSTITKFIH from the coding sequence ATGGCAAAAAAGATCTTAATTATCGATGATGAACCAGATATTCTTAGGCTGGCGGCAATAAGATTGGAAGCTTCGGGTTATAAACTTACGGAGGCCACTGACAGTGAAAAAGCGCTCAAATTACTGGAGAAAGAAATACCGGATCTGATCCTATTGGACTTACTTCTGCCTAAAATGCAGGGGGGAGAATTTTGCAAAAAACTAAAATCTGATACTAGGTTTAAAAACATACCAATTGTGTTTTTTACCGCCAATGTAACCGGTATTGCGGATATAGTCAAAGAAACCGGTGCACAGGATTATATAATAAAACCCTTTGAGCCCGAAGAATTACTTTCCACAATCACAAAGTTTATACATTAA
- a CDS encoding ATP-dependent helicase: MKKIDYHKELNPAQLAAVESICGPHLVIAGAGSGKTRVLVHRVAYLVEQGVSPEQILLLTFTRRAAEEMLRRASILLDERCKNVSGGTFHSFANMILRKYAKLLELSNNFTILDQADAEDAVNLVRTQLGFHKSEKRFPRKHAILEAISKSVNKSVDISDVLYDEYPQFMEFTEEIKKIRNEYTKYKRQKSLLDYDDLLVFLKNLLSNHEGARVSISSKYKYIMVDEYQDTNKLQAHIACLLAADHTNIMVVGDDAQSIYSFRGANFKNIIDFPKIFKGTKIITLEENYRSTQPILTLTNAVIAQAKEKFEKNLYTKKKDGNIPVFVDCPDENSQSVFVADKILELKEEGVALKDISVLFRSGWHSNDLEIELASRNIPFVKYGGQKFVEASHIKDLMSYLRIAYNSYDQVSWLRALLLIPKIGPVTAAKIIQMIVDKGDFKELVERNSELKKLFEILKDLNCQIDTPDKIIEKFLAYYQPLLKIKYDDFNKRLNDLDSLLRIAQRYKTVEQFLVDMALEPPERALIEAGKKDNTDSPLTLSTIHSAKGLEWHTVFLIYVAEGHLPSYLSLETEDEIEEERRLFYVASTRAKVNLFLLKPHIDRSPRSFMDNGGSVFTQVSRFLEQGNLLNKFVDVQSSGGSNELDDIDIEDIIGEKRSGNKAFFEHIEDYFSD; this comes from the coding sequence ATGAAAAAAATTGATTATCATAAAGAATTAAATCCCGCCCAACTTGCCGCAGTGGAATCCATTTGTGGCCCGCACTTGGTTATTGCAGGAGCAGGGAGCGGTAAGACTCGCGTTTTAGTGCACCGGGTAGCTTATTTGGTTGAACAAGGAGTAAGCCCGGAGCAGATTTTATTGCTTACTTTTACGCGCAGGGCAGCTGAAGAGATGCTACGGCGGGCAAGCATTCTTTTAGATGAGCGCTGTAAAAATGTTTCCGGCGGGACATTTCATTCATTCGCCAATATGATTTTAAGGAAATATGCCAAGCTTCTAGAGCTAAGCAATAATTTTACGATTCTCGATCAGGCGGATGCAGAGGATGCGGTAAATTTGGTACGTACACAGCTGGGTTTTCATAAATCCGAAAAGCGCTTTCCGCGAAAACATGCCATTTTAGAAGCAATTTCTAAAAGTGTAAATAAATCCGTAGATATCAGCGATGTGCTTTACGATGAATACCCGCAGTTTATGGAATTTACCGAAGAGATAAAAAAGATTCGTAACGAATATACTAAATATAAGCGCCAAAAATCACTCCTGGATTATGATGATTTATTAGTTTTCTTAAAAAATCTGTTAAGCAATCATGAAGGTGCGCGTGTGAGCATATCTTCCAAATATAAATATATCATGGTTGATGAGTATCAGGATACCAATAAGCTTCAGGCGCATATTGCTTGCCTTTTGGCAGCAGACCATACCAATATTATGGTGGTTGGCGATGATGCCCAGAGTATTTATTCTTTCCGCGGAGCAAATTTTAAAAATATCATTGATTTCCCTAAAATTTTTAAAGGCACCAAAATTATTACCCTTGAGGAGAATTACCGTTCAACGCAGCCGATTTTAACTTTAACCAATGCGGTTATTGCCCAAGCTAAAGAAAAATTTGAGAAAAACCTTTATACTAAGAAAAAAGACGGGAATATTCCTGTTTTTGTTGATTGTCCCGACGAGAATTCTCAATCGGTTTTTGTGGCAGATAAGATTTTGGAGCTGAAAGAGGAGGGGGTTGCTTTAAAAGATATTTCCGTACTTTTCCGTTCAGGCTGGCATTCCAATGACCTGGAAATCGAGCTGGCCTCCCGTAATATTCCTTTTGTAAAATACGGAGGACAGAAATTTGTGGAGGCTTCCCACATTAAAGACTTGATGAGCTATTTACGCATTGCCTATAATAGCTACGATCAGGTTAGCTGGTTACGCGCTCTTTTACTGATTCCTAAAATCGGCCCAGTCACCGCTGCAAAAATTATTCAAATGATTGTAGATAAGGGTGATTTTAAGGAGTTAGTGGAAAGAAATAGCGAGCTTAAGAAATTATTTGAAATATTAAAAGATCTGAATTGTCAAATTGACACGCCGGATAAAATTATTGAAAAGTTTCTTGCGTATTACCAGCCGCTATTAAAAATCAAATACGATGATTTTAATAAACGCTTGAATGACTTGGATTCACTCTTAAGAATAGCTCAACGTTATAAAACAGTGGAACAATTTTTGGTGGACATGGCTTTAGAGCCACCGGAGAGAGCTTTGATAGAAGCTGGTAAAAAAGATAACACTGACTCCCCGCTTACCTTATCAACTATACATTCGGCAAAAGGCCTGGAATGGCACACGGTATTTTTAATCTATGTTGCAGAAGGGCACCTCCCGTCGTACCTGTCGTTAGAAACAGAGGATGAGATTGAAGAGGAAAGGCGCCTGTTTTATGTTGCCTCAACGCGCGCCAAAGTAAACTTGTTTTTATTAAAACCGCATATTGACCGATCTCCTAGGAGTTTTATGGACAATGGTGGATCGGTTTTTACTCAGGTTTCCCGGTTCCTTGAACAGGGCAATCTGCTTAATAAATTCGTAGATGTGCAGAGCTCAGGTGGCTCAAATGAGCTGGATGATATAGACATCGAAGATATTATTGGAGAAAAAAGAAGCGGAAATAAGGCCTTTTTTGAACATATAGAGGATTATTTTAGCGACTAA
- the pheS gene encoding phenylalanine--tRNA ligase subunit alpha: MDIKLIQAQIESDLAAVTSVQALEEVRIKYLGRKGLLAELTGLIPGLPVEQRGAFGKEVNALKNKLLNFIEERENVIKSSSSVSKKESLDVGMPGIAQELGGIHPITQIIDEICAIFNRMGFSVVEGPEIETEYNNFTGLNIPLEHPSRDAFDTFYLKNYSKLLLRSHTSPVQVRVMKEYKPPLAIVVPGRVYRPDAVDASHLFMFHQIEGFMVDENIKFSDLKGILELFVKSVFGQDIKMRFRPHFFPFTEPSAEVDISCIICKGKGCSVCGRKGWLEVLGAGMIHPNVFGQVGYNPKKYTGFAFGMGVERIAMLKYGINDIRLFFENDLRFLKQF, translated from the coding sequence ATGGATATTAAACTTATTCAGGCGCAAATAGAAAGCGATCTAGCCGCAGTTACTTCTGTGCAGGCCCTAGAAGAGGTGCGTATTAAATACCTGGGCAGGAAGGGATTACTGGCAGAGTTAACAGGATTAATACCTGGTCTTCCGGTTGAGCAGCGTGGGGCATTTGGTAAAGAAGTTAATGCCTTAAAAAATAAACTCCTGAATTTTATTGAAGAAAGAGAAAATGTTATAAAAAGTAGCAGCAGTGTTTCAAAAAAAGAAAGTTTAGACGTAGGTATGCCTGGGATTGCCCAGGAGCTAGGCGGTATCCATCCAATTACCCAGATTATTGACGAGATTTGCGCCATATTTAATCGCATGGGTTTTTCTGTTGTTGAAGGCCCGGAAATTGAAACAGAATATAACAATTTCACAGGGTTAAATATTCCCCTAGAGCATCCTTCTCGCGATGCTTTTGATACCTTTTATTTGAAAAATTATTCCAAGCTCCTTCTGCGTAGCCATACTTCTCCAGTGCAGGTGCGGGTAATGAAGGAGTATAAGCCGCCATTGGCTATAGTTGTTCCGGGAAGAGTGTACCGGCCAGATGCGGTAGATGCCAGCCATCTTTTCATGTTCCATCAGATCGAAGGGTTTATGGTTGATGAAAATATAAAATTCTCCGATTTAAAAGGGATTTTAGAGCTTTTTGTCAAGAGTGTTTTTGGCCAGGATATTAAAATGCGCTTTCGTCCGCATTTTTTTCCTTTTACCGAACCTTCGGCAGAAGTGGATATCTCTTGTATTATCTGTAAAGGCAAGGGGTGCTCTGTATGCGGTAGAAAGGGGTGGCTTGAAGTTTTGGGAGCAGGCATGATCCATCCGAATGTTTTTGGGCAGGTAGGGTATAACCCCAAAAAGTATACAGGTTTTGCTTTTGGTATGGGAGTGGAAAGAATAGCCATGTTAAAATACGGAATAAATGATATTAGATTATTTTTTGAGAATGATTTAAGATTTTTAAAACAATTCTAA
- a CDS encoding 5-formyltetrahydrofolate cyclo-ligase, protein MLTKAQIRSKILKRLKIQKEEDRNRKSILIKDKLLRNKVFKKAKVVMFYIAFGGEVDTKEMIREAIKLGKLICVPIFRKDKEIMQPAMFVDHAKLKKGPYGVLEPATETFVKPEDLDLIVVPGLAFDKKGNRLGRGKGCYDRFLSKLSDDTPSIGLAFDFQILPLIPTTSFDVSVKKIIFS, encoded by the coding sequence ATGTTGACAAAGGCTCAAATACGTAGTAAAATTCTTAAGAGATTAAAAATACAGAAGGAGGAAGACCGAAACCGAAAAAGTATACTCATTAAAGATAAACTTTTAAGGAATAAGGTTTTTAAAAAGGCGAAGGTAGTGATGTTTTACATCGCTTTTGGTGGAGAAGTAGATACTAAGGAAATGATTAGGGAAGCTATAAAGTTAGGCAAGCTTATATGTGTGCCAATTTTCAGAAAAGATAAAGAAATTATGCAACCAGCCATGTTTGTTGATCATGCTAAATTAAAAAAAGGGCCCTATGGTGTTTTAGAGCCGGCTACAGAAACTTTTGTGAAGCCAGAAGATTTAGATCTTATTGTTGTCCCGGGATTAGCCTTTGATAAAAAAGGCAATCGTTTGGGACGCGGCAAGGGTTGCTATGACCGTTTCTTAAGTAAACTTTCTGATGATACGCCTTCTATAGGTTTGGCTTTTGATTTCCAGATACTACCCTTAATCCCCACCACAAGTTTTGATGTAAGCGTCAAAAAAATCATCTTCTCCTAA
- a CDS encoding peptidylprolyl isomerase produces MAETIVVLETNQGNIELKLKTDIAPKACENFVKLVEKGYYNGLIFHRVIKGFMIQGGDPTGTGMGGESVWGKPFEDEVTPVAKFDVAGILAMANSGPNTNGSQFFITCAQTPWLNMRHTIFGEVVSGLDVVQKIENTPVGAEDRPIAEQKIIRAYIK; encoded by the coding sequence ATGGCAGAAACAATTGTAGTGCTAGAGACTAATCAGGGAAATATCGAACTTAAACTTAAAACCGATATCGCTCCCAAGGCTTGTGAAAATTTTGTGAAATTGGTAGAAAAAGGTTATTATAACGGGCTAATTTTTCACCGGGTGATTAAAGGTTTTATGATTCAGGGTGGAGACCCTACCGGAACCGGGATGGGAGGAGAATCAGTCTGGGGTAAACCCTTCGAAGATGAAGTGACTCCAGTAGCGAAATTCGATGTAGCGGGAATTTTGGCAATGGCCAATTCCGGGCCCAATACTAACGGAAGCCAGTTTTTTATTACCTGCGCTCAAACTCCCTGGTTAAATATGCGCCATACCATATTCGGAGAGGTGGTTTCGGGCTTAGATGTAGTGCAGAAAATTGAAAATACTCCGGTTGGCGCAGAAGACCGGCCTATCGCAGAGCAAAAAATCATCCGGGCATATATAAAATAA
- the nifU gene encoding Fe-S cluster assembly scaffold protein NifU, with protein MADPLPYSEKVMDHFTNPRNVGEIPDASGVGTVGNPVCGDVMKMYLKIESEIIVDVKFKTFGCGAAVATSSMVTEMVKGKSISEALTITNKAVAEALGGLPPVKMHCSVLAEEALRSALKDYYKKQGKPAPFEDKQHSHEGETCL; from the coding sequence ATGGCAGACCCACTCCCTTATAGTGAAAAAGTAATGGATCATTTTACCAATCCCCGAAATGTCGGAGAGATTCCGGATGCCAGCGGTGTCGGTACCGTCGGCAATCCCGTCTGCGGGGATGTAATGAAGATGTATTTAAAAATAGAAAGTGAAATCATTGTAGATGTAAAATTTAAGACTTTTGGATGCGGAGCAGCAGTAGCTACAAGTTCTATGGTTACCGAGATGGTTAAGGGAAAAAGCATAAGTGAGGCATTAACTATTACTAATAAAGCGGTAGCTGAAGCCTTAGGCGGCCTGCCACCTGTTAAGATGCACTGCTCGGTTTTAGCAGAAGAAGCATTACGTTCGGCACTAAAAGATTATTATAAAAAGCAAGGAAAACCTGCCCCTTTTGAGGATAAGCAACATTCCCATGAAGGGGAAACTTGTTTGTAA
- a CDS encoding DNA-binding protein has translation MRNNFKLTLISLFFVPIFWPQAAFPQSLSSAELISHAKQYDGQVITYSGEVIGDVMGRGEFAWVNINDGDNAVGVWINAGLTKEINFTGNYKSHGDILEITGIFHRACLEHGGDLDIHAQTVHKVASGEIINQKLNFGKVSLGLILLGVLFLIWILNLFRRK, from the coding sequence ATGAGGAATAATTTTAAATTAACTTTAATAAGCTTGTTTTTTGTTCCAATCTTTTGGCCGCAGGCTGCTTTTCCGCAGAGCTTAAGCAGCGCTGAATTGATTTCGCATGCTAAACAGTATGATGGACAAGTAATTACATATTCTGGTGAAGTAATTGGGGATGTAATGGGCCGCGGCGAGTTTGCCTGGGTAAATATAAATGATGGCGATAATGCCGTCGGTGTTTGGATAAATGCTGGTTTGACAAAAGAAATAAACTTTACGGGGAACTACAAATCTCATGGTGATATTCTTGAAATAACTGGAATATTTCATCGCGCCTGCCTTGAACATGGCGGAGACCTGGATATTCACGCGCAAACAGTGCATAAGGTTGCTAGCGGAGAAATTATTAATCAGAAATTAAACTTTGGTAAAGTAAGCTTGGGGCTTATTTTATTAGGAGTATTATTTTTAATATGGATATTAAACTTATTCAGGCGCAAATAG
- a CDS encoding methylenetetrahydrofolate reductase C-terminal domain-containing protein — MIISQLKPLDELLFSLKDYKKIFIVGCGECATTCKSGGEVEVLKMKKDLVSAGKIITGHCIPSAPCVAAKLKGELSKNLKALRLTDAVLVLACGLGVQSFKDNDRLNLVVFPACDTIFGAVMDAKGDFFEKCSMCAECVLGKTAGICPITLCPKGLLNGPCGGVNKGKCEVDNQKDCAWVLIYNEMYKNKKLKALKEIHKPRDFQKSDKPHKLIMK, encoded by the coding sequence ATGATTATCAGTCAGCTTAAGCCTCTAGATGAGCTGTTATTTAGCCTCAAAGATTATAAAAAAATATTTATAGTAGGTTGTGGAGAGTGTGCAACTACCTGTAAAAGCGGCGGGGAAGTCGAAGTTCTTAAAATGAAGAAGGATTTGGTGAGCGCCGGTAAAATTATTACCGGCCACTGCATTCCTTCTGCACCTTGCGTAGCAGCTAAACTAAAAGGTGAGCTATCCAAGAATTTAAAAGCTTTGCGCCTAACAGATGCGGTTTTGGTTCTAGCCTGTGGTTTGGGTGTACAGTCGTTTAAGGATAATGACCGCCTGAATCTGGTAGTTTTTCCTGCCTGCGATACTATATTCGGCGCAGTAATGGATGCCAAGGGTGACTTTTTTGAAAAATGCTCGATGTGCGCCGAATGTGTTTTAGGTAAAACTGCAGGAATTTGCCCGATTACGCTTTGTCCAAAAGGACTGCTCAACGGCCCATGCGGTGGGGTGAATAAAGGTAAATGTGAAGTAGATAATCAAAAAGACTGCGCTTGGGTGTTAATCTACAATGAAATGTATAAAAATAAAAAATTAAAAGCATTAAAAGAAATTCACAAACCAAGGGATTTTCAGAAATCAGATAAACCACATAAATTAATTATGAAATAA